A window of the Plasmodium vivax chromosome 12, whole genome shotgun sequence genome harbors these coding sequences:
- a CDS encoding hypothetical protein, conserved (encoded by transcript PVX_083505A) — protein sequence MNGLSRLKSRTCKPAARKKLHIFCDEQSYADNLTRLYIYNQLDGKNTTEKKAYMAYMAYSENVNKYVGKVTAHLKINRGNGNIIFSVPTFLDIFFFNYFKFNCKSKLVFLHSVLNIKTHEKTQFRPKQEQNEKKKKKILTHLCQILVNSNTNYVQEIRQKYVNKFYQSNDRDKGDLSNQQPKVKCTPHAIIPLSSRRTFMQDILNQTQNLKDLSILICIVRKASSFHTFDCSKIVDALLRKLYSLIHNLSLAVKPNCASSLGHSSSLTLIDKSKIEQTKTVTIRDLLYSFYQLVYLQGGPKIQFIFLKILAILGRGGQGAWGEAAVEAKEANANPTTSLPPARNLFLSNKDIEQLLFLLSKNAHLNGHFMHPLVMRFYVKLFTLSPSVTYFNKLIKQNGEANYAFCPISMFPKSSPSYLEFLKKTDVKNYFHTFYQTLCIKYLLKRRALFCEKLSSFDHSACPGMTHSPRLSHFVLYQNIVNKIIARSFYLYQEKVIPKGKYSHKWVHTTTNSARQKYEKNFIYDFTKCKFFYLIYIRAIMRGRRRGKPLGKCTPRGPREKEATQKLSTVEAS from the coding sequence ATGAACGGTCTTTCGCGACTTAAATCTCGCACTTGCAAACCAGCAGCTCGGAAAAagttacacattttttgcgaCGAACAGAGCTACGCTGATAATTTGACTCGCCTCTACATATACAATCAGCTGGACGGAAAAAACACAACTGAGAAAAAGGCATATATGGCATATATGGCATATAGCGAAAATGTAAACAAATATGTGGGGAAAGTAACggcacatttaaaaattaacagagGGAATGGAAACATCATATTTTCGGTTCCCACCTTTttggacatttttttctttaattacTTCAAATTTAATTGCAAATCCAAATTAGTGTTTCTGCACAGCGTGTTAAACATAAAGACGCACGAAAAGACGCAATTCCGTCCGAAGcaggaacaaaatgaaaaaaaaaaaaaaaaaattttaacacaCTTGTGCCAAATTCTTGTAAACTCCAACACGAATTATGTGCAGGAAATACGTCAAAAGTAcgtaaacaaattttatcaGTCAAATGATAGGGACAAGGGAGACCTCTCCAATCAACAGCCAAAGGTTAAGTGTACCCCCCACGCCATTATCCCTTTAAGCAGCAGAAGAACGTTTATGCAGGACATACTAAATCAaacacaaaatttaaaagactTGTCAATTCTCATTTGCATTGTAAGAAAAGCGTCTTCGTTCCACACGTTCGATTGCTCCAAAATAGTAGACGCCCTGTTGAGAAAGCTTTACTCACTTATTCACAATCTCTCCTTGGCGGTGAAACCCAACTGTGCAAGTAGTTTGGGCCACTCCTCCTCCCTAACCCTAATCGATAAGAGTAAAATAGAACAGACCAAAACGGTAACCATACGGGACCTTCTTTATTCCTTCTACCAACTTGTCTACCTCCAGGGGGGCCCGAAAAtccagtttatttttttgaaaattctGGCCATCCTTGGGAGGGGCGGCCAGGGCgcctggggggaagcggcggtcGAAGCGAAAGAAGCGAATGCGAACCCTACaacttctctcccccccgcgcgcaaCCTCTTCCTCTCGAACAAAGACATCGAGCagctcctcttcctcctcagcAAGAATGCCCACCTAAACGGCCACTTCATGCACCCCCTAGTTATGCGCTTCTATGTGAAGCTGTTCACACTAAGTCCCTCAGTCACTTActttaacaaattaattaaacAAAACGGTGAAGCAAATTATGCCTTCTGCCCGATTTCTATGTTTCCAAAAAGCTCTCCATCCTACCtcgaatttttaaaaaaaacggatgTGAAAAACTACTTCCACACCTTCTATCAAACGTTATGCATcaaatatttgttaaaaagaagagcacttttttgtgaaaaattgAGCAGCTTCGACCATTCTGCGTGCCCAGGTATGACCCACTCACCTCGTCTGAGCCACTTTGTACTTTACCAAAATAtagttaacaaaataatcgCTCGgtctttttatctttatcaAGAGAAAGTCATTCCGAAGGGGAAATACTCCCACAAGTGGGTTCACACCACTACAAACAGTGCACgtcaaaaatatgaaaaaaatttcatctaCGACTTTACCAAATgtaagtttttttatttaatatacatcAGAGCAATTATgcgaggaagaagaagagggaagcCACTCGGAAAATGCACACCACGTGGTCCTCGTGAAAAAGAAGCGACACAGAAATTGTCAACCGTAGAGGCATCTTAG